One Streptomyces sp. CNQ-509 DNA window includes the following coding sequences:
- the smc gene encoding chromosome segregation protein SMC: MHLKGLTLRGFKSFASATTLRFGPGITCVVGPNGSGKSNVVDALSWVMGEQGAKSLRGGKMEDVIFAGTTGRPPLGRAEVSLTIDNSDGALPIDYSEVTITRTMFRSGGSEYQLNGDTCRLLDIQELLSDSGIGREMHVIVGQGQLDSVLHADPSGRRAFIEEAAGVLKHRKRKEKALRKLDAMQANLARVQDLGDELRRQLKPLGRQAAVARRAAVIQADLRDARLRLLADDLVTLRAALSAEIADEAALKERKEATEAELTAARARESALEEQVRALTPRLTEAQGAWHELGQLAERVRGTVSLADARAKHATAAPEDERRGRDPEDLEREAQRIRQQEAELEAALEAAERALEDTVAHRAELERELAAEERRLKDAARAVADRRERLARLSGKVTAARGRAASAQAEIDRLATARDEAEERAAAAQEAYETLKAEVDGLAGDDSELAAEQEAAKSALKAAEAELTAARDETAEAERARAATTARRDALALGLRRKDGTGTLLQARDKLSGVLGPAAELLTVAPGYEVAVAAALGAAADALAVSGPAAAADALRLLRKHDAGRAALLLGDAPYEPLPDGELPPGARHLAALVAGPDQLLPAVRRLLARTVYVATLEEAEDLVSLRPELTAVTAEGDLFGGHFAHGGSAGAPSLLEVQASVDEAAAELTELDARCLRLRDRQEAAVARRAECAALVEELGGRRSAADREKSRVAGELGRLAGQARAAAGEAERSAAAAARAEEALARAGAEAEELAAQLETAEEEAGAAEDGDDGSDSDTSVRDRLAADGANARQTEMEARLQVRTHEERVKGLAGRADGLDRAARAEREARTRAERRRARLRHEAAVATAVAAGARQLLAHVEVSLARAEEERAAAERARAEREQELGRQRRLSRELAGELDKLTDSVHRGEVLGAEKRLRIEQLEGRALEELGVEPADLVAEYGPDQPVPPSLPAEGEELPEDPEHPRNRPRPYVRTEQEKRLKAAERAYTKLGKVNPLALEEFAALEERHKFLTEQLDDLKRTRADLLQVVKEVDERVEQVFTDAFHDTAREFEGVFSRLFPGGEGRLILTDPDDMLNTGVEVEARPPGKKVKRLSLLSGGERSLTAVAMLVAIFMARPSPFYVMDEVEAALDDTNLQRLVRLMQELQRTSQLIVITHQKRTMEVADVLYGVSMQGDGVSKVISQRLS, encoded by the coding sequence GTGCACTTGAAGGGCCTCACGCTCCGGGGGTTCAAATCCTTCGCCTCCGCCACCACCCTCCGCTTCGGGCCGGGCATCACCTGTGTCGTGGGCCCGAACGGCTCGGGAAAGTCCAACGTGGTGGACGCGCTGTCCTGGGTGATGGGGGAGCAGGGGGCGAAGTCCCTCAGGGGCGGCAAGATGGAGGACGTCATCTTCGCCGGGACCACCGGCCGGCCGCCCCTCGGCCGCGCCGAGGTCTCGCTGACGATCGACAACTCCGACGGCGCGCTGCCCATCGACTACTCCGAAGTGACCATCACCCGGACGATGTTCCGCAGCGGCGGCAGCGAATACCAGCTCAACGGCGACACCTGCCGCCTCCTCGACATCCAGGAACTGCTGTCGGACTCCGGCATCGGCCGCGAGATGCACGTCATCGTCGGCCAGGGCCAGCTCGACTCCGTTCTGCACGCCGACCCCTCGGGCCGCCGCGCCTTCATCGAGGAGGCGGCCGGCGTCCTCAAGCACCGCAAGCGCAAGGAGAAGGCGCTGCGCAAGCTGGACGCGATGCAGGCCAACCTCGCCCGCGTCCAGGATCTCGGCGACGAACTGCGCCGCCAGCTCAAGCCGCTGGGCCGGCAGGCCGCCGTCGCCCGCCGGGCCGCCGTCATCCAGGCCGACCTGCGCGACGCCCGGCTCCGGCTGCTCGCCGACGACCTCGTCACCCTCCGCGCGGCCCTCTCCGCCGAGATCGCCGACGAGGCGGCGCTAAAGGAGCGCAAGGAAGCCACCGAGGCCGAGCTGACCGCCGCCCGCGCGCGCGAATCGGCCCTGGAGGAGCAGGTACGGGCCCTCACCCCGCGGCTCACCGAGGCGCAGGGCGCCTGGCACGAACTCGGCCAGCTCGCCGAGCGGGTCCGCGGCACCGTCAGCCTCGCCGACGCCCGCGCCAAGCACGCCACCGCCGCCCCCGAGGACGAGCGCCGCGGCCGTGACCCGGAGGACCTGGAGCGCGAGGCGCAGCGCATCCGCCAGCAGGAGGCCGAGCTCGAAGCCGCCCTGGAGGCCGCCGAACGGGCGCTGGAGGACACCGTCGCCCACCGGGCCGAACTGGAGCGCGAACTCGCCGCGGAGGAGCGGCGGCTGAAGGACGCCGCCCGCGCCGTCGCCGACCGCCGCGAACGGCTCGCCCGGCTCAGCGGCAAGGTCACCGCCGCCCGCGGCCGCGCCGCCTCGGCGCAGGCCGAGATCGACCGGCTGGCCACCGCGCGCGACGAGGCGGAGGAGCGCGCCGCGGCCGCGCAGGAGGCGTACGAGACCCTGAAGGCCGAGGTCGACGGACTGGCCGGGGACGACAGCGAACTGGCCGCCGAGCAGGAGGCGGCGAAGAGCGCCCTCAAGGCGGCCGAGGCCGAGCTGACCGCCGCCCGCGACGAGACCGCCGAGGCCGAGCGCGCCCGCGCCGCCACCACCGCCCGCCGCGACGCGCTCGCCCTGGGCCTGCGCCGCAAGGACGGCACCGGCACCCTGCTCCAGGCCCGCGACAAGCTCTCCGGCGTGCTCGGCCCGGCCGCCGAACTGCTCACCGTCGCCCCCGGGTACGAGGTCGCCGTCGCCGCCGCGCTCGGCGCCGCCGCCGACGCCCTCGCCGTCTCGGGACCCGCCGCCGCGGCCGACGCGCTGCGGCTGCTGCGCAAGCACGACGCCGGGCGCGCGGCGTTGCTCCTCGGCGACGCCCCGTACGAGCCGCTGCCCGACGGCGAGCTCCCGCCCGGCGCCCGCCACCTCGCGGCCCTGGTCGCGGGCCCCGACCAACTGCTGCCCGCCGTGCGCCGGCTGCTGGCCCGTACGGTGTACGTCGCCACGCTGGAGGAGGCGGAGGACCTCGTCTCGCTCCGGCCCGAGCTCACCGCCGTCACCGCGGAAGGCGACCTCTTCGGCGGCCACTTCGCCCACGGCGGCTCCGCCGGCGCCCCCAGCCTGCTGGAGGTGCAGGCGTCCGTCGACGAGGCGGCGGCCGAGCTGACCGAGCTGGACGCCCGCTGCCTGCGGCTCCGCGACCGGCAGGAGGCGGCCGTCGCCCGGCGCGCCGAGTGCGCCGCGCTCGTCGAGGAGCTGGGCGGCCGGCGCAGCGCGGCGGACCGGGAGAAGTCCCGCGTCGCCGGCGAGCTGGGCCGGCTCGCCGGGCAGGCCCGCGCCGCCGCGGGCGAGGCCGAGCGCAGCGCCGCCGCGGCGGCCCGCGCGGAGGAGGCCCTGGCCCGCGCGGGGGCGGAGGCGGAGGAACTGGCGGCGCAGTTGGAGACCGCCGAGGAGGAGGCCGGCGCCGCCGAGGACGGCGACGACGGCTCCGACTCCGACACCTCCGTGCGCGACCGGCTCGCCGCCGACGGCGCCAACGCCCGGCAGACCGAGATGGAGGCCAGGCTCCAGGTCCGTACCCACGAGGAGCGCGTCAAGGGCCTCGCGGGCCGCGCCGACGGGCTCGACCGCGCCGCCCGCGCCGAGCGCGAGGCCCGCACCCGGGCCGAGCGCCGCCGCGCCCGGCTGCGGCACGAGGCGGCCGTCGCCACCGCGGTCGCCGCCGGTGCCCGGCAGCTCCTCGCGCACGTCGAGGTCTCCCTGGCCCGCGCCGAGGAGGAGCGCGCCGCCGCTGAGCGGGCCCGCGCGGAGCGTGAGCAGGAGCTGGGCCGGCAGCGCCGGCTCTCCCGCGAGCTGGCCGGCGAGCTGGACAAGCTCACGGACTCCGTCCACCGCGGCGAGGTGCTGGGCGCCGAGAAGCGGCTGCGCATCGAGCAGTTGGAGGGCCGGGCGCTGGAGGAGCTGGGCGTCGAGCCCGCCGACCTGGTGGCGGAGTACGGGCCCGACCAGCCCGTACCGCCGTCGCTGCCCGCCGAGGGCGAGGAACTGCCCGAGGATCCGGAACATCCGCGCAACCGGCCGCGGCCGTACGTGCGCACCGAGCAGGAGAAGCGGCTGAAGGCCGCGGAGCGCGCGTACACCAAGCTGGGCAAGGTCAACCCGCTGGCGCTGGAGGAGTTCGCGGCGCTGGAGGAGCGGCACAAGTTCCTCACCGAACAGCTCGACGACCTCAAGCGCACCCGCGCCGACCTGCTCCAGGTGGTCAAGGAGGTCGACGAGCGCGTCGAGCAGGTCTTCACCGACGCCTTCCACGACACCGCCCGCGAGTTCGAGGGTGTCTTCTCCCGCCTCTTCCCCGGCGGTGAGGGCCGGCTGATCCTCACCGACCCGGACGACATGCTGAACACCGGCGTCGAGGTGGAGGCGCGGCCGCCGGGCAAGAAGGTCAAGCGGCTGTCGCTGCTGTCCGGCGGGGAGCGCTCGCTGACCGCGGTGGCGATGCTGGTGGCGATCTTCATGGCCAGGCCGAGCCCGTTCTACGTGATGGACGAGGTCGAGGCCGCGCTGGACGACACCAACCTGCAGCGGCTGGTGCGGCTCATGCAGGAGCTCCAGCGCACCTCGCAGCTCATCGTGATCACGCACCAGAAGCGCACGATGGAGGTCGCCGACGTCCTCTACGGCGTCTCGATGCAGGGCGACGGCGTCTCCAAGGTGATCAGTCAGCGGCTCAGCTGA